One genomic window of Struthio camelus isolate bStrCam1 chromosome 1, bStrCam1.hap1, whole genome shotgun sequence includes the following:
- the ZDHHC23 gene encoding palmitoyltransferase ZDHHC23 isoform X1: MEEPLCCCEYVDRKGERNHLVACFCDCEDLDEGCERWLTCKSLPPGSLERIADAIADRLRVPWFTGAVKINISLVPPLVLLPVFLHVAALHFLLALVILTSLPMVVLWYYYLTHRRKERTLFFLSLGLFSLGYMYCVFLQEVVPRGHVGYSQVVILTCGLILMLTALSRAKKDPGYLPSPTSNDKSSCQVMDLPSKKVTGSSNGLHGVNTSGAASGRAVNGEAKGYSRLSAEEPEGMKKDWCAKCQLVRPARAGHCRLCGRCVRRLDHHCVWINSCVGEQNHQAFILALSLFMLTSLYGIMLTLDTVCRGRTPFMALFYCPGAYSDYSSALSFTCVWYCAIVTAGMGYILLIQLLNISYNVTEREARLALRDNTGRRLMGGLVIDTGQYNRGFLCNWGHFLSLGSPPPQRSAEDIV; the protein is encoded by the exons ATGGAGGAGCCGCTGTGCTGCTGCGAGTACGTTGACCGGAAGGGGGAGAGGAACCACCTGGTGGCATGTTTCTGCGACTGCGAGGACCTGGACGAGGGCTGCGAGAG GTGGCTGACATGCAAATCCCTGCCCCCAGGAAGTTTAGAAAGAATTGCCGACGCTATCGCAGACCGACTGCGTGTCCCTTGGTTTACAGGGGCTGTAAAGATCAATATCAGCCTTGTTCCACCTCTTGTTCTGTTACCTGTCTTCCTTCATGTTGCGGCTCTGCACTTCCTGTTGGCACTTGTCATCTTGACATCTCTTCCTATGGTGGTGCTGTGGTACTACTACCTCACACACAGGAGGAAGGAGCGGACTCTCTTCTTTTTAAGCCTAGGACTGTTTTCCCTGGGCTACATGTACTGTGTGTTCCTCCAGGAGGTGGTTCCCCGAGGCCATGTGGGGTATTCCCAAGTGGTTATTCTCACCTGTGGGTTAATTCTTATGCTCACAGCTCTATCTCGAGCCAAGAAAGACCCTGGGTACCTTCCTAGCCCAACAAGCAATGACAAGTCATCGTGCCAGGTCATGGATTTGCCAAGCAAGAAAGTTACAGGGAGCTCTAACGGGCTCCATGGAGTTAACACATCAGGAGCTGCCAGTGGCCGTGCTGTGAACGGGGAGGCCAAAGGCTATTCCAGACTGTCAGCTGAGGAGCCAGAAGGGATGAAAAAGGACTGGTGCGCTAAATGTCAGCTGGTCAGACCAGCCCGAGCAGGGCATTGCCGGCTCTGTGGCAGGTGTGTAAGAAGACTGGACCATCACTGTGTCTG GATTAACAGCTGCGTAGGGGAGCAGAACCACCAAGCATTCATCCTTGCCCTTTCCCTCTTCATGCTCACCTCTCTGTATGGGATTATGTTGACCCTGGACACCGTATGCAGGGGCCGAACTCCATTCATGGCATTGTTCTACTGCCCTGGGGCCTATTCTGATTACAG ctctgctctgTCGTTCACCTGTGTGTGGTACTGTGCCATTGTAACAGCTGGCATGGGATACATCCTCCTTATCCAGCTGTTGAACATCAGCTACAATGTGACTGAGAGGGAAGCTCGTCTGGCTCTGCGTGACAACACTGGGCGCAGGCTCATGGGTGGGTTAGTAATAGACACTG